A stretch of Aedes aegypti strain LVP_AGWG chromosome 2, AaegL5.0 Primary Assembly, whole genome shotgun sequence DNA encodes these proteins:
- the LOC5573003 gene encoding uncharacterized protein LOC5573003, which produces MGIFHSKIAPDSKTIEQLNNFDDPRSPTVNINRSPIGPELASDKPIITKVRDLTADLTELLDNVQTPDRLPTEKLQSVLDPRSPGMFLRTPLVLDESGASNISLRGSSIEYEEIDCDGELSFKDCTATDISEVLSVGPADGSGSIFSNTSLNTELKADIDSIIQKLYDAGSIKDPRSPSVDIQRTPIVFQEEVEPNPIEDKEEIESETKEETNVEQPHVQQEQQEITYKANEEKTTATKPSTIIHQDEDITTPVLAVTTTPKRNKSELSARKIAGGPRTPLGCVTNVQPLSGSITGHDVLRKTALIGQMKLGSSAGMMMSSSAEAPVAKKLQTRSKIPTFRMK; this is translated from the exons ATGGGAATTTTCCACAGCAAGATTGCACCCGACAGCAAAACAATCGAACAGCTGAACAATTTCGATGATCCGCGATCGCCAACCGTTAACATCAACCGTAGCCCAATTGGGCCGGAG CTTGCATCTGACAAACCCATCATTACCAAAGTGCGAGATCTAACGGCAGACCTTACGGAACTGCTGGACAATGTACAAACTCCCGACCGGCTCCCAACGGAAAAGCTACAATCCGTCTTGGATCCTCGCTCCCCTGGCATGTTCCTGAGAACTCCTTTGGTATTGGACGAATCGGGTGCTTCCAACATCAGTTTGCGCGGCAGTTCCATCGAATACGAAGAAATTGACTGCGATGGCGAGCTTTCGTTCAAGGATTGCACCGCAACGGACATTTCGGAAGTGCTTAGTGTCGGTCCCGCCGATGGCAGTGGAAGCATTTTCAGCAATACTAGTTTGAACACGGAATTGAAGGCTGACATCGATAGCATTATCCAGAAGCTGTACGACGCAGGTAGCATAAAAGACCCACGTTCTCCTTCGGTTGACATCCAGAGGACACCGATCGTTTTCCAAGAAGAGGTAGAACCGAATCCCATTGAAGACAAAGAGGAGATCGAGAGCGAAACAAAGGAAGAAACGAATGTAGAACAGCCACATGTCCAGCAAGAACAGCAGGAGATCACATACAAAGCAAACGAGGAAAAAACTACGGCGACCAAGCCATCGACGATCATCCATCAGGACGAGGACATCACTACACCGGTACTGGCCGTTACCACTACCCCTAAGCGAAACAAGTCGGAATTGAGCGCACGCAAGATCGCCGGTGGTCCTCGTACGCCACTGGGGTGCGTTACGAATGTGCAACCACTCTCTGGAAGCATCACGGGACACGATGTGCTCCGCAAGACGGCACTGATTGGCCAGATGAAACTGGGGAGTTCCGCTGGGATGATGATGTCCTCCAGTGCGGAGGCTCCCGTTGCAAAGAAACTACAAACGCGGTCCAAAATTCCTACCTTCAGGATGAAATGA
- the LOC110676282 gene encoding uncharacterized protein LOC110676282, which yields MSNVIISNIQRKHASPNTVYHALYGHYFLGISRKDLALIYGKALSTICKWISKYEEHGYFTRKQRDQVYKKFGSVMRQWVIDLYRKEPVLFLEEAKHKFQLHFHQTISVSSIWVILHEAGFSWKSIERRAIQIRDDEIIRFVKELLSIQWDLYNLVFLDEVAFDNRDMLRNKGYGVVGQKIIYRGEFCRKPRVSFLCFLGLNGIVESFWTEGTFNRTKFFDCCRKFALTNPHVQQYPGFHSVWIMDGAKIHCDPNIIRYLRSIGIIPIFLPPYCPFFNPIEVVFGLMKQFLRKHHHENSPILRDVCGTVDRFKTFSTKHIFEHCGYFGGGVFLPEKGLGQDPKDMDFNIMPY from the coding sequence ATGAGCAACGTTATCATCAGCAACATTCAACGGAAGCACGCAAGCCCGAATACAGTGTACCACGCTCTCTACGGACACTACTTTCTCGGTATTTCAAGAAAGGATCTGGCTCTTATTTACGGAAAGGCTTTGTCAACCATCTGCAAGTGGATTTCAAAATACGAGGAACATGGATATTTCACCCGTAAACAGCGCGACCAGGTATACAAAAAATTTGGATCGGTCATGCGCCAGTGGGTCATTGATTTGTATCGGAAGGAGCCGGTActcttcctggaagaagccaaACACAAGTTTCAACTGCACTTCCATCAAACCATCAGCGTATCATCAATCTGGGTGATTCTTCATGAGGCAGGGTTTTCATGGAAGTCCATCGAGCGTCGAGCAATCCAGATTCGGGATGATGAAATTATCCGTTTTGTGAAAGAATTGTTATCTATTCAGTGGGATTTATACAATCTTGTGTTCCTCGACGAGGTAGCTTTCGACAATCGAGACATGCTTCGAAACAAAGGATACGGCGTTGTTGGACAGAAAATTATTTACCGAGGAGAATTCTGTAGAAAACCTCGGGTATCTTTTCTTTGTTTTTTGGGGCTAAATGGCATTGTTGAAAGTTTTTGGACAGAGGGAACCTTCAATAGGACGAAATTCTTCGATTGCTGCAGGAAATTTGCTTTGACAAACCCGCATGTCCAACAATACCCAGGATTCCATTCCGTTTGGATTATGGATGGCGCAAAAATCCATTGCGACCCGAATATAATTCGATACCTACGCTCAATTGGGATTATTCCAATATTTCTTCCTCCGTATTGCCCGTTTTTTAACCCGATCGAAGTAGTTTTTGGGTTGATGAAACAGTTTCTCAGGAAACATCATCATGAAAACTCTCCAATTTTGAGAGACGTTTGTGGAACAGTCGATAGATTTAAAACCTTTTCGACAAAACACATTTTCGAGCATTGTGGATACTTTGGGGGTGGAGTTTTCCTACCTGAAAAAGGATTGGGTCAAGATCCGAAAGATATGGATTTCAATATCATGCCGTATTGA
- the LOC110676283 gene encoding uncharacterized protein LOC110676283: MECNKDAYEEEEYLEEPGDMDSDHHDNERFPQQQTPSPQPLCSQDPLPIPDDLSEVNHFLPVDGSDDDDHSCFNCSIVSDGAAENYLYFFKATMFRRLYRGQMRPREVGTKNVFGDSVEDVIKCIWKLSVAHVSRQINFDDDGPKWAEKQVPDQEDIEKFVTMQDQMKRKAYTISGVTPRQLTSWRGKQIKMFIHAYSVNVETNPQHQMVLKQLIAPNNPDRSGAHSTRDDAALAKELKNNHPELEGHHSSWLLWANTIHSSAAHKQEEMKNAPSPPSFDTCEVFQVDWRLGSSPTTICSSGGISGSCCKWRIDERC; this comes from the exons ATGGAGTGCAATAAGGATGC GTACGAGGAGGAGGAGTATTTGGAAGAGCCGGGAGACATGGATTCTGATCATCACGATAATGAAAGGTTTCCTCAACAACAAACACCCTCTCCACAGCCTTTGTGTTCTCAGGACCCGTTACCGATTCCAGATGATTTGAGTGAAGTGAACCATTTTCTCCCCGTCGATGGTTCCGACGATGACGaccattcatgttttaattgcTCGATAGTTTCCGATGGCGCTGCGGAGAACTATTTGTACTTTTTCAAAGCAACAATGTTCCGTCGGCTTTATCGAGGTCAGATGCGCCCAAGAGAAGTGGGAActaagaatgtttttggagatTCTGTTGAGGACGTAATTAAATGCATTTGGAAGTTGTCTGTAGCGCATGTATCGAGACAAATCAATTTTGATGATGATGGACCAAAGTGGGCTGAAAAGCAAGTCCCGGACCAAGAAGATATTGAGAAGTTCGTCACTATGCAAGATCAAATGAAAAGGAAGGCCTACACTATTTCTGGAGTCACTCCTCGACAGCTCACTTCATGGAGAGGCAAGCAAATCAAAATGTTCATTCATGCATATTCGGTAAATGTTGAAACCAACCCTCAACACCAAATGGTCCTCAAACAGTTAATTGCACCCAACAATCCAGATCGTTCGGGAGCTCATTCGACCCGGGATGATGCAGCTCTAGCAAAAGAGTTGAAGAACAACCATCCTGAACTGGAAGGCCATCACAGTTCCTGGTTGTTATGGGCCAACACAATTCATTCGTCAGCGGCGCATAAacaagaggaaatgaaaaatgCTCCGTCGCCTCCGTCCTTTGACACTTGCGAAGTATTTCAGGTGGACTGGCGTCTCGGAAGCAGCCCGACTACAATCTGTTCATCGGGGGGCATCAGTGGCTCATGCTGTAAATGGAGGATAGATGAAAGATGTTGA